One genomic window of Ruminococcus gauvreauii includes the following:
- a CDS encoding sugar ABC transporter ATP-binding protein, with amino-acid sequence MGLSEEYVLEMHDIVKEFPGVRALKGVQLKVRPGTVHTLMGENGAGKSTLMKCLIGIQPVTSGKIIYKGKEVSYKSTQEALDAGISMIHQELSPVYERSVCDNVWLGREPKKGILTDHKKMYDDCVELFQRMGLDIDPHEKMKDLTVAKMQMVEIVKAVSYDSSIVIMDEPTSALTESEVEDLFKIIADLKEKGVAIVYISHKMDEIFRISDDITVYRDGEYIATDRAENLTQDKLIQLMVGREITDMFPKTECPIGEVVLKVEDLCAGRLVQHVSFELRKGEILGFAGLVGAGRTETMETIFGMRHKTSGKIIKDGKELEIKSPKDAIENHISLLTEDRRGNGIVGLLSVRENMVMANLNLKAYGMPLNAKKMREDAQTYIDKIRVKTPTMETPIQNLSGGNQQKVLVGRWLLTNPDVLIVDEPTRGIDVGAKSEIHALLSELAGQGKAIIVVSSEMPEVMGVADRMVVMHEGHVSGILDRSEFSQELIMKYATSHEVEAKAN; translated from the coding sequence ATGGGTTTGAGTGAAGAATATGTTCTGGAGATGCATGATATCGTAAAAGAATTCCCTGGAGTTCGCGCATTGAAGGGCGTTCAGTTAAAAGTACGCCCCGGAACCGTACATACGCTGATGGGCGAGAACGGTGCCGGAAAATCCACATTGATGAAATGCCTGATCGGCATCCAGCCGGTAACATCAGGAAAGATTATCTATAAAGGAAAAGAAGTCAGTTATAAATCCACACAGGAAGCACTGGATGCGGGGATTTCGATGATCCATCAGGAGCTCTCCCCGGTATATGAACGCTCCGTGTGTGACAACGTATGGCTGGGAAGGGAACCGAAGAAAGGGATCCTGACCGACCACAAGAAGATGTATGACGACTGCGTGGAACTGTTTCAGCGCATGGGGCTGGACATAGACCCGCATGAGAAGATGAAAGACCTGACCGTCGCAAAAATGCAGATGGTCGAGATTGTAAAGGCGGTGTCCTATGATTCGTCGATCGTAATCATGGATGAGCCGACCTCCGCCCTGACGGAGTCAGAGGTTGAGGACCTGTTTAAGATTATTGCAGATTTGAAAGAAAAAGGCGTAGCCATTGTTTATATTTCGCATAAGATGGACGAGATCTTCCGGATCAGTGATGACATCACGGTATACCGGGACGGCGAGTACATCGCGACGGACCGCGCGGAGAACCTGACGCAGGACAAGCTGATCCAGCTGATGGTAGGGCGCGAGATCACGGATATGTTCCCGAAGACGGAATGCCCGATCGGGGAAGTGGTGCTGAAGGTGGAGGACCTGTGCGCAGGGCGGCTGGTGCAGCACGTGTCGTTTGAGCTGAGGAAGGGAGAGATCCTGGGATTCGCAGGGCTTGTGGGAGCAGGCCGGACGGAGACGATGGAGACGATCTTCGGGATGCGGCACAAGACGTCCGGGAAGATCATCAAGGACGGGAAAGAGCTGGAGATCAAAAGCCCGAAGGATGCGATCGAGAACCACATCAGCCTGCTGACGGAAGACCGGCGCGGGAACGGGATCGTGGGGCTGTTGAGCGTGCGTGAGAACATGGTGATGGCAAACCTGAACCTGAAGGCGTACGGGATGCCGCTGAATGCGAAGAAGATGCGTGAGGACGCGCAGACGTACATAGATAAGATCCGGGTGAAGACCCCGACAATGGAAACCCCTATCCAGAACCTGTCCGGAGGGAACCAGCAGAAGGTGCTGGTCGGAAGATGGCTGCTGACCAACCCGGACGTGCTGATCGTGGACGAGCCGACGCGAGGAATCGACGTCGGGGCGAAGTCCGAGATCCATGCCCTGCTGTCGGAACTGGCAGGCCAGGGGAAAGCGATCATCGTGGTATCATCGGAGATGCCGGAAGTCATGGGAGTGGCGGACCGCATGGTGGTGATGCACGAAGGGCATGTGAGCGGAATCCTGGACCGTTCGGAATTCTCACAGGAATTGATCATGAAATATGCGACTTCCCATGAAGTGGAAGCCAAAGCGAATTAG
- a CDS encoding substrate-binding domain-containing protein — translation MKKRVLAGIMAGCLIIGTLTACGQGSTDTEKSDDSASAATTEEAGDASEDEASAEDLRVTMILSDRDEWLSEMESGALAAAEEIGIDLVTQDAQKDTSKMLQFIETAKNDGQKAVIVNMVDPETGQECIDAAGDMKVVFVNRYPTDLSLLNENAVYVGSDENQAGDLQAEYLSEYFEEKGQTDIKYILLSGNYGLTATTLRTDSALNGLKDRGINATEATAPLVADYNRAEAQDMITPVLDTTEFDCIIANNDAMALGAVEAMIDVGQDPASVPIVGIDASTDGRKSIAEGQMAMSAFQNAIGQGKTAVLAAKNLLEGKAANEGSEYSVDAENEFIIWVPFERVDKTNVADYD, via the coding sequence ATGAAGAAGAGAGTATTAGCTGGTATTATGGCAGGGTGTCTGATCATTGGTACATTGACAGCATGCGGTCAGGGCAGCACAGACACGGAAAAATCAGACGATTCCGCATCGGCGGCGACAACAGAAGAGGCGGGAGACGCATCCGAAGACGAAGCATCTGCAGAAGATCTGAGAGTAACCATGATATTATCCGACCGTGATGAGTGGCTGAGTGAGATGGAATCCGGAGCACTTGCCGCGGCGGAGGAGATAGGAATTGACCTGGTTACTCAGGATGCTCAGAAGGATACGAGTAAAATGCTGCAGTTTATTGAGACAGCGAAAAACGACGGTCAGAAAGCAGTTATCGTTAATATGGTAGACCCGGAGACAGGTCAGGAATGTATTGATGCAGCCGGTGATATGAAGGTTGTGTTTGTAAACAGATATCCTACGGACCTGAGTCTCCTGAATGAAAATGCCGTTTACGTCGGTTCTGATGAGAATCAGGCAGGTGATCTCCAGGCAGAATATCTGTCAGAGTACTTTGAAGAAAAAGGGCAGACGGATATCAAATACATTCTGCTGAGCGGAAATTATGGTCTGACTGCGACAACACTCAGAACAGACTCTGCATTAAACGGATTAAAAGACAGAGGAATCAACGCGACAGAGGCAACTGCTCCTCTCGTTGCAGATTATAATCGTGCAGAGGCACAGGATATGATAACACCTGTTCTGGACACAACAGAGTTTGACTGTATTATTGCCAATAATGATGCGATGGCATTAGGCGCTGTTGAGGCTATGATCGATGTAGGACAGGATCCTGCAAGCGTTCCGATCGTGGGAATTGATGCATCTACAGACGGGCGTAAATCTATTGCAGAAGGTCAGATGGCTATGAGTGCATTCCAGAATGCGATCGGTCAGGGAAAAACTGCCGTACTGGCAGCAAAGAACCTGCTGGAAGGAAAGGCTGCCAACGAAGGAAGCGAATACAGCGTAGATGCTGAAAATGAATTCATTATCTGGGTTCCGTTTGAGCGCGTTGACAAGACAAACGTAGCTGACTACGACTGA
- a CDS encoding AraC family transcriptional regulator encodes MTQKAQISGKSQYPYKKFKVYDSTPISVEMWNDQKSVEMHCHRFYEFTLITKGSCIHNYRGVQVPLIPGDIFMIEPNQPHGYEIQAQVSIINCLFYPEQLSYENNQMLQSTRMGEKSEDIKRQWEELLQYVSLEDTGTESNVRQANLNAQGIIHLNSTELSYVESLLREMVREQENKEINLEYAKSAYLQLILVTLSRVQIRRAEKINHHSNQKKDMIFDALVYIEEHLDEKIDFSSLAEQSFMSPSYFRSIFKDVTGLTPVDYLNRMRIVKSLEYLELDKSTIADAAARVGIFDSNYYSRMFKKVMGYSPKYFKSIRD; translated from the coding sequence ATGACACAAAAAGCACAGATTTCGGGAAAAAGCCAGTATCCATATAAAAAATTCAAAGTATATGATTCTACTCCGATTTCGGTCGAGATGTGGAATGATCAAAAATCTGTAGAAATGCACTGCCACCGGTTCTACGAGTTTACGCTGATCACAAAAGGTTCCTGTATTCACAATTACCGCGGCGTACAGGTGCCCCTGATTCCGGGGGACATCTTTATGATCGAGCCTAACCAGCCGCATGGGTATGAGATTCAGGCACAGGTGAGCATCATCAACTGTCTCTTTTATCCGGAACAGTTAAGCTATGAGAACAATCAGATGCTGCAGAGCACCCGGATGGGAGAGAAGAGTGAGGACATTAAGAGACAGTGGGAGGAGCTGCTTCAGTATGTCAGCCTTGAGGACACTGGTACAGAGAGTAATGTTCGTCAGGCGAACCTGAATGCCCAGGGAATCATTCACCTGAACAGTACGGAACTCAGCTATGTAGAGTCATTGCTGCGGGAGATGGTCAGGGAACAGGAGAATAAGGAAATCAACCTGGAATATGCAAAATCAGCCTATCTGCAGCTGATTCTGGTTACGCTCAGCCGTGTGCAGATCAGGAGGGCGGAGAAAATCAATCACCATTCTAATCAGAAGAAAGATATGATTTTTGATGCACTGGTGTATATCGAAGAACATCTGGATGAAAAAATTGATTTTTCCAGTCTGGCTGAACAGAGTTTCATGAGTCCCAGTTATTTTCGGTCAATTTTTAAAGATGTCACGGGCCTGACGCCTGTGGATTATCTGAACCGGATGCGCATCGTGAAGTCACTGGAGTATCTGGAACTGGATAAATCGACGATCGCCGATGCAGCTGCCAGAGTTGGTATTTTTGATTCCAATTACTATTCCAGGATGTTTAAGAAAGTGATGGGATATTCACCGAAATATTTTAAGAGTATCCGTGATTAA